One genomic window of Chrysiogenes arsenatis DSM 11915 includes the following:
- a CDS encoding DUF2959 family protein, which translates to MNAIKCSRAFIALIFVSVMLLLSGCATTGMDRSVNTSNSIHEVDLEIKKMTTHIDSTSGSLESLFHAGQPDLKKHFEAYTANLNDLNTQGERVIKRVDEMKASSMAYFAEWEKQGDVYTNPQIRQLSAERRAKLAAIYARVPEAGAGIKGAYLNSKTNLNEIQLYLSTDLTVGGVQAIRPVAQQAIQDLDALRNSIQPIVVALEEINLELYGSGK; encoded by the coding sequence ATGAACGCCATCAAATGTTCACGAGCTTTTATCGCATTGATTTTTGTAAGTGTCATGCTGCTTCTCAGCGGCTGCGCGACAACAGGGATGGATCGTTCCGTCAATACTTCCAACTCAATCCATGAGGTAGATTTGGAAATTAAAAAAATGACGACGCATATCGATAGCACGTCAGGATCGCTCGAGTCATTGTTTCATGCTGGCCAACCTGATTTGAAAAAGCATTTCGAAGCCTACACCGCTAACCTCAACGATTTGAATACTCAAGGAGAGCGAGTTATCAAACGTGTTGATGAGATGAAAGCCTCAAGTATGGCCTATTTTGCTGAATGGGAAAAACAGGGTGATGTGTATACGAACCCACAAATCCGTCAACTCAGCGCCGAGCGTCGGGCAAAGCTTGCCGCAATTTATGCTCGCGTACCTGAAGCCGGTGCTGGAATCAAGGGAGCATACCTTAATTCCAAGACAAACCTGAATGAGATCCAACTCTACCTTTCTACTGATCTGACCGTTGGTGGTGTACAGGCAATACGCCCCGTAGCACAACAAGCGATTCAGGATTTAGATGCGTTACGCAATTCGATTCAACCGATCGTAGTAGCGCTCGAAGAAATTAACCTTGAACTCTATGGTAGCGGCAAATAA
- a CDS encoding BON domain-containing protein — MRKLSQTFLLVIFVVFAMTFSGCAATSERESTGQYVDDTVITTKVKTAIFQDETLKMHQINVETFKGVVQLSGFVDSALSVTKAGSVARAIPGVTSVKNDLLVK; from the coding sequence ATGAGAAAATTATCCCAGACTTTCCTCCTCGTAATCTTTGTTGTCTTTGCTATGACTTTTTCCGGCTGTGCTGCCACAAGCGAACGCGAAAGCACTGGTCAATATGTTGACGATACCGTGATAACCACCAAAGTTAAAACCGCAATATTCCAGGATGAAACATTAAAAATGCACCAGATTAACGTCGAAACATTCAAGGGTGTTGTGCAACTAAGTGGTTTTGTCGACTCGGCACTCAGTGTTACGAAAGCTGGCAGTGTCGCCAGAGCAATCCCAGGCGTAACCTCAGTTAAAAACGATTTGCTCGTCAAGTAA
- a CDS encoding lmo0937 family membrane protein, translating into MLWTVCIIMVVLWVLGIVTSNTMGGLIHVLLIVAIVVVLVRIIQGRSAF; encoded by the coding sequence ATGTTATGGACTGTTTGTATCATCATGGTCGTCTTATGGGTACTCGGCATTGTAACCTCTAATACGATGGGTGGTCTTATTCATGTTCTACTGATTGTTGCCATTGTTGTCGTACTGGTACGGATTATTCAAGGGCGTAGTGCTTTTTAA
- a CDS encoding porin family protein, whose product MIMKRILPLCVAAIGTLSMVSFATASQPLDYVVLKGGIYSPSSNHHLSNFNAGVSTHLDSKTGFSGEIAFGHYFAPIFAVELGIGYFESKGNAAAQPGELKLQVVPVSATGKLLFPLGQFEPYGLAGIAAYITDAEVSGNSSDFNGSTEITYGLHLGAGFNFNLPENMFVGLEGKYLWAEPEFGGQHIDLDGFITTVHVGFRF is encoded by the coding sequence ATGATTATGAAAAGAATTTTGCCTTTGTGCGTGGCCGCGATTGGCACATTGAGTATGGTTTCCTTCGCAACCGCATCACAGCCGTTAGATTATGTTGTGTTAAAGGGTGGCATCTATTCGCCCAGCTCAAATCACCATCTGAGTAACTTTAACGCTGGTGTGAGTACACACCTTGATAGCAAGACCGGCTTTTCTGGTGAAATTGCTTTCGGACATTACTTTGCTCCAATATTTGCGGTGGAATTAGGCATCGGCTACTTCGAAAGTAAAGGGAATGCCGCAGCACAGCCAGGCGAGTTGAAGCTGCAAGTTGTACCCGTCAGCGCTACCGGAAAATTACTTTTCCCGCTTGGCCAGTTTGAACCATACGGATTGGCCGGAATAGCCGCGTACATCACCGATGCGGAAGTCAGCGGCAATTCGAGTGACTTCAATGGGTCAACCGAAATTACCTATGGGTTGCATCTCGGAGCAGGATTTAATTTTAATCTTCCTGAGAACATGTTCGTTGGACTTGAAGGAAAATACCTCTGGGCAGAACCAGAGTTTGGCGGACAACACATTGATCTCGACGGATTTATCACCACGGTTCACGTTGGATTCCGGTTCTAA
- a CDS encoding CsbD family protein codes for MKSSTKDKAEGTFHEAKGNVKEFIGKLTDNPKIEAEGVTEQKAGKMQVKIGQIGSVNNFV; via the coding sequence ATGAAATCGAGCACCAAAGACAAAGCAGAAGGGACATTTCACGAAGCCAAGGGGAATGTGAAGGAGTTTATTGGCAAGCTGACCGACAATCCGAAGATTGAAGCGGAAGGTGTGACGGAGCAAAAAGCCGGCAAAATGCAAGTCAAGATTGGGCAAATTGGGTCTGTCAATAATTTTGTGTAA